In a genomic window of Methanosarcina horonobensis HB-1 = JCM 15518:
- a CDS encoding PAS domain S-box protein, with protein MIYSNEAGQLLLEAWKSRVGEKVPVNIQKAARKAAFRKKSEHTELEANEKTYSATFIPSADGKYAVLHGSDITLSKQAERKLSLVDKHHRVLSQISELALKTQDIRNLLNESLTLIASTLGVEYCKILRLLPDGNFLFEAGTGWDPKDTGKIIKREAASVAGYTVLSKKPLQIEELNKKSSIEGMGLKEYKEITRGISVLIGSVEKPYGVLVVHSTKEEKFTKEDAYFLYDVASLISLAFERNKVESNLREKVLFLETLIDTIPAPVFYKDKEGIYRGCNELFAKIIIGRSKEKVTGCSVDELSEEIPQELGNVYKRTDRQLLQRGGSQVYESKVMCSDGIIRQFLFNKAVYRNLNGTVEGLVGVMLDITGRKRTEENLLKSEERYRLAAEQTGQLVYEFDLQNGHVEWAGAVTELTGYSYNEMQNFNYYDWLEHIHPDERRRVQQAFKKCWNTGEKFDEEFRFRRKDGSYFCVENKGIYLRDEDGCVCKALGVMKDITEIKLSSEKLKESEELYRSFLQNFKGIAFKLDRDFTPLFLEGAVEEITGYTEEDFTSGRINLPDLVDPEDRKMLDISRKKMSFSPNSMIEYEYRLRRKDGTVKWVHELIHKTCDASGEAEFIQGYAYDITQKKKAEENLAKAEAIGLREIHHRIKNNLQIVSSLLSLQADKFKDKDVIEAFRESENRVVSMSIIHEELHKSEDTTSIDFAAYLKKLTSELLYSYRVGNEKVHLFLDVGHTFLEIDMAIPLGIIINELFSNSLKYAFPRGADGEIRISLFRQPESSAGSIPDSNIDTTGPDMRSGFTLIYSDNGGRFPENIDFKNPDTLGLQLVNALVEQLDGTIELEKGKETKFIMRFEDKGLRENVK; from the coding sequence ATTATCTATTCTAATGAAGCAGGACAACTCTTACTTGAAGCATGGAAAAGCAGGGTCGGAGAAAAGGTTCCCGTAAATATCCAGAAAGCTGCGCGAAAAGCAGCCTTCAGAAAAAAGTCAGAACATACGGAACTTGAGGCAAACGAAAAAACATATTCGGCAACTTTCATACCTTCTGCTGACGGTAAATATGCCGTCCTCCACGGATCGGACATAACTTTATCCAAGCAGGCTGAAAGGAAACTATCTTTAGTAGATAAACACCACAGAGTTCTTTCCCAGATTTCCGAACTGGCTCTCAAAACCCAGGACATCCGAAACCTGCTGAATGAATCCTTAACTTTGATTGCTTCTACGCTTGGCGTAGAGTATTGCAAAATTCTGAGACTTTTACCTGATGGAAACTTTTTGTTTGAGGCAGGGACCGGATGGGATCCGAAAGATACAGGTAAGATTATTAAAAGAGAGGCAGCTTCGGTTGCCGGATACACCGTTCTTTCAAAAAAACCTCTCCAGATAGAGGAGTTAAACAAAAAAAGTTCTATTGAAGGAATGGGACTTAAAGAATATAAGGAAATAACGAGAGGAATAAGCGTTCTTATAGGAAGTGTTGAAAAACCTTACGGGGTGCTTGTAGTTCACAGTACGAAGGAAGAGAAGTTTACAAAAGAAGACGCTTATTTTTTGTACGACGTCGCGTCCCTGATTTCACTAGCTTTTGAAAGAAACAAGGTAGAGAGTAACCTCCGGGAGAAGGTACTCTTTCTTGAAACCCTGATAGATACGATTCCTGCTCCTGTATTTTATAAAGACAAAGAAGGGATCTACCGCGGATGCAACGAACTCTTTGCGAAAATAATTATCGGGAGATCAAAGGAAAAGGTAACAGGATGTTCTGTAGATGAGCTTTCCGAAGAGATTCCGCAAGAGCTGGGAAATGTTTATAAAAGAACGGACCGACAGCTGCTCCAGAGAGGGGGAAGCCAGGTTTATGAATCCAAAGTCATGTGCTCAGACGGGATAATCAGGCAGTTCCTTTTTAATAAAGCCGTGTATAGGAACCTTAATGGGACTGTGGAAGGGCTTGTAGGGGTCATGCTTGATATTACCGGCCGCAAACGTACCGAAGAGAACTTATTAAAGAGTGAAGAAAGGTATCGGCTGGCTGCAGAACAGACCGGACAGCTAGTGTATGAATTTGACCTGCAAAATGGCCACGTTGAATGGGCAGGGGCGGTCACGGAGCTTACGGGATACAGCTACAATGAGATGCAGAATTTTAATTATTATGACTGGCTCGAACATATTCACCCCGATGAGCGCAGAAGGGTTCAACAGGCATTTAAGAAGTGCTGGAACACGGGAGAGAAATTTGACGAAGAATTCAGGTTCCGGAGGAAAGATGGAAGCTATTTTTGCGTGGAAAACAAAGGTATCTATCTTAGAGACGAAGATGGCTGTGTATGCAAAGCTCTTGGGGTAATGAAAGACATTACTGAAATCAAACTTTCCTCGGAAAAACTGAAGGAAAGTGAAGAGCTCTACCGGTCGTTTTTACAGAACTTTAAAGGAATAGCATTTAAGCTTGACAGGGATTTTACCCCTCTCTTTCTGGAAGGTGCTGTCGAGGAAATCACCGGGTACACAGAAGAAGACTTTACCTCAGGCAGGATAAATTTGCCTGATCTCGTTGATCCTGAAGACAGGAAAATGCTCGATATAAGCCGGAAAAAAATGAGTTTTTCCCCAAACTCCATGATAGAGTATGAGTACAGGCTCAGGCGGAAAGATGGAACTGTAAAGTGGGTTCATGAGTTAATCCACAAAACCTGTGATGCCTCGGGAGAAGCAGAATTTATCCAGGGCTATGCTTATGATATTACTCAGAAGAAAAAAGCCGAGGAAAACCTTGCAAAAGCCGAAGCTATCGGTTTGAGGGAAATTCATCACAGGATCAAGAATAATCTTCAGATAGTTTCGTCCCTGCTCAGCCTTCAGGCTGATAAGTTCAAGGATAAGGATGTCATTGAAGCATTCAGAGAAAGCGAAAACCGCGTTGTCTCCATGTCCATCATCCATGAAGAGCTTCATAAATCCGAGGATACTACAAGCATAGATTTTGCAGCCTACCTAAAAAAACTGACTTCCGAACTCCTTTATTCATACAGGGTCGGAAATGAGAAAGTCCATCTTTTCCTGGATGTAGGCCACACATTCCTGGAAATCGACATGGCAATTCCTCTCGGAATTATAATCAACGAACTCTTCTCAAATTCCCTGAAATATGCGTTTCCCAGAGGTGCCGATGGAGAGATCAGAATATCTCTCTTCAGACAGCCTGAATCCTCAGCTGGCAGTATTCCAGACAGTAATATTGACACAACAGGACCAGACATGCGTTCCGGGTTTACACTGATTTATTCGGATAACGGGGGACGCTTCCCCGAAAATATTGATTTTAAAAATCCCGATACCCTTGGTTTGCAGCTTGTAAATGCTCTGGTTGAGCAACTCGATGGGACAATTGAGCTTGAGAAAGGAAAAGAGACAAAATTTATTATGAGGTTCGAGGATAAGGGCCTTCGGGAAAATGTTAAGTAA
- the lonB gene encoding ATP-dependent protease LonB: MVYNNNQNIDGSSENMDMQAHEVGEAVPKVDPSAADQTKDKSTQVMAESELSEDIDEDVEIGFQFEDTSNIEVPKLLIDQVLGQEHAVEVVRKAASQRRHIMMIGTPGTGKSLLAKAMAELLPKEELKDILVYPNLEDLNNPKIREVPAGKGREIVMAHKMEARKKAQARNMLMMLFVVGIIIYSYFVSQLLWGIIAGIMILMLTRQFLPKEEMMIPKMAVSNYDKEHAPYIDATGAHAGALLGDVRHDPFQSGGLETPAHDRVEAGDIHKAHKGVLFIDEINTLRLESQQSLLTALQEKEYPITGQSERSSGALVKTEPVPCDFIMVSAGNLDAVQKMHPALRSRIKGYGYEVYMQDSMEDTPENRKKLVRFVAQEVVRDGHIPHFDEGAVEEVIREARRRAGRKGHLTLKLRDLGGLVRVAGDIAHSEGAPLTTAEHVLSAKRIARSIEQQLADSYLEHRKEYESFLRRGSAVGRVNGLAVMGGDSGIVLPIVSEVTPSLSGAEGRIIATGKLKTIAKEAVQNVSAVIKNMTGTDISRHDIHIQFVGTYEGVEGDSASVSIATAVISAIERIPVDQTVAMTGSLSVRGDVLPVGGVTYKIEAAAQAGMKKVIIPKANEADVLVEKAYREKIQIVPVSSIAEVLEHSLVGPRKNTIIEKLKNITKLSFDIPEVSPASVQAINLFGCRN; this comes from the coding sequence ATGGTATATAATAATAATCAGAACATAGACGGATCTTCGGAGAATATGGACATGCAAGCCCATGAAGTGGGAGAGGCTGTTCCAAAAGTAGACCCGTCTGCGGCCGACCAGACGAAGGATAAGTCAACTCAGGTCATGGCCGAGTCTGAGTTAAGTGAAGACATAGATGAAGATGTTGAAATCGGCTTCCAGTTTGAAGATACTTCAAACATAGAGGTTCCCAAGCTTCTTATTGACCAGGTACTGGGGCAGGAACATGCAGTGGAAGTCGTAAGAAAGGCAGCCAGCCAGAGACGTCATATTATGATGATAGGGACTCCAGGTACAGGAAAGTCCCTGCTTGCAAAGGCAATGGCAGAACTTCTTCCTAAAGAAGAGCTTAAGGATATCCTTGTATATCCCAACCTCGAAGACCTTAATAATCCCAAGATAAGAGAAGTTCCAGCCGGAAAGGGCAGAGAAATTGTCATGGCTCACAAGATGGAGGCAAGAAAGAAAGCCCAGGCACGGAACATGCTTATGATGCTCTTTGTTGTGGGTATTATCATCTATTCTTACTTCGTCTCCCAGCTGCTCTGGGGTATCATTGCAGGCATAATGATTCTCATGTTAACCCGCCAGTTCCTTCCCAAAGAGGAAATGATGATTCCGAAAATGGCGGTTTCAAATTATGATAAGGAGCACGCACCCTATATCGATGCAACCGGAGCTCATGCAGGAGCCCTACTCGGAGATGTCAGGCATGACCCCTTCCAGTCCGGAGGGCTTGAAACCCCTGCTCACGACAGGGTGGAAGCCGGAGACATCCACAAAGCCCACAAGGGTGTGCTTTTCATTGACGAAATCAATACTCTCAGGCTTGAGTCCCAGCAGAGTCTCCTGACTGCGCTTCAGGAAAAGGAATACCCGATTACCGGGCAGTCCGAAAGAAGCTCGGGAGCTCTTGTCAAGACCGAACCTGTACCCTGCGACTTTATCATGGTCTCTGCAGGGAACCTGGATGCAGTACAGAAAATGCACCCTGCGCTCAGGTCAAGGATAAAAGGTTACGGGTACGAAGTCTACATGCAGGATTCCATGGAAGACACTCCAGAAAACCGGAAGAAGCTTGTCCGTTTCGTTGCACAGGAAGTCGTCAGGGACGGTCACATCCCTCACTTTGACGAGGGTGCAGTAGAAGAAGTAATCAGGGAAGCCAGGAGGCGTGCAGGTAGGAAAGGCCACCTTACTCTCAAGCTCCGTGATCTTGGCGGGCTTGTGCGTGTTGCAGGCGATATTGCTCATTCTGAAGGGGCTCCGCTTACAACTGCCGAGCATGTGCTTTCAGCAAAAAGAATTGCAAGGTCCATAGAGCAGCAGCTTGCCGACAGCTACCTCGAACACCGCAAGGAATACGAGTCCTTCCTCAGGAGAGGTTCTGCTGTGGGAAGAGTCAACGGGCTTGCAGTTATGGGCGGAGATTCGGGAATCGTACTTCCTATCGTATCCGAAGTTACACCCTCACTCTCAGGTGCCGAAGGGCGAATTATTGCAACCGGCAAACTCAAGACCATTGCAAAAGAGGCAGTGCAGAACGTATCCGCAGTAATCAAGAACATGACAGGCACGGATATTTCCCGCCACGATATCCATATCCAGTTTGTCGGGACATATGAAGGTGTAGAAGGAGACAGTGCATCGGTTTCCATTGCTACAGCCGTTATTTCGGCAATCGAAAGGATCCCTGTGGATCAAACTGTAGCAATGACGGGTTCTCTTTCTGTCAGGGGCGATGTTCTGCCTGTTGGTGGGGTCACCTACAAGATCGAGGCTGCAGCCCAGGCAGGCATGAAGAAAGTCATCATACCTAAAGCCAATGAGGCAGATGTTCTTGTCGAAAAGGCATATCGGGAAAAGATTCAGATTGTTCCTGTTTCCTCGATTGCGGAAGTGCTGGAGCACAGCCTTGTGGGCCCCAGAAAAAACACGATTATAGAAAAACTCAAAAATATTACAAAACTAAGTTTCGATATTCCGGAAGTATCACCCGCTTCCGTACAGGCTATTAATCTCTTCGGGTGCAGGAACTGA
- a CDS encoding universal stress protein yields MREGTYKKIMVATDGSQLVKKAVDKAIEISRLSGAKLYAVYVVVPTTHSARDFGWEKTAMEHFRREGESATRFVEDAAKPAGVEVESVLLEGHPADKIVEFAEQNEIEMIVMGTLGKTGLDRFLLGSVAENVVRHSKTPVLVVRGEVTE; encoded by the coding sequence ATGAGAGAAGGCACTTATAAAAAAATAATGGTTGCAACTGATGGTTCACAGCTTGTCAAAAAAGCAGTTGATAAAGCAATTGAGATTTCCAGGCTCAGCGGAGCTAAACTTTATGCTGTATATGTAGTAGTCCCGACAACCCATTCCGCCAGGGACTTTGGCTGGGAAAAGACTGCCATGGAGCACTTCAGGAGGGAAGGAGAATCAGCTACTCGTTTTGTGGAAGACGCCGCAAAACCTGCCGGAGTAGAAGTGGAATCCGTGCTGCTTGAAGGGCACCCCGCAGACAAAATTGTAGAATTTGCAGAACAGAACGAGATTGAAATGATCGTGATGGGAACACTCGGAAAAACCGGACTTGATAGGTTCCTGCTCGGAAGCGTAGCTGAAAATGTGGTGAGACACTCAAAGACGCCTGTACTTGTGGTCAGAGGGGAAGTAACGGAATAA
- a CDS encoding TldD/PmbA family protein, whose amino-acid sequence MTGIMQDIKFYDCRVIEGSSTSIILDNGKIEEISRNFTKGAGVRALCGGSWGYTAVEGNIDLKRGVEAASKLAFSMNASTPKEKVDLAAVSSPEVNNLPEIKIDPRDIAVEEKVSLLKSIEEHAKLAGVHSTKVTYLESEFKVQYRSSEGLECEYELLNVGFAVSAVASENGVYQAGRESRFGYGYELFEKENALELAGKAGKTALELLKAKTPKGGEMPVVLDQELAGVFAHEAVGHASEADLVLEGDSILENRIGEQIASPLVTIIDDPTLHEFGYYPFDAEGSESKRTEIIKDGIFNSYLHSRETAAKLGGTPGNCRAQGYSMPVVRMSNTFIDNGDSRFEEMLEEVKDGMYLVGSRGGQVNTGEGIFQFNAEKGYLIKNGELTGLVRDVSLSGKTLEILNRVTLVGNDLKMTAGRCGKAGQLVPVSDGSPHIAISKALVGGA is encoded by the coding sequence ATGACAGGCATTATGCAGGACATAAAGTTTTATGACTGCAGGGTGATAGAAGGCAGTTCCACTTCTATCATCCTGGATAACGGAAAGATCGAAGAAATATCCAGAAACTTCACAAAGGGGGCCGGAGTAAGGGCCCTCTGCGGGGGTTCCTGGGGTTATACGGCTGTTGAAGGGAATATTGATCTAAAACGTGGGGTTGAAGCTGCCTCAAAACTTGCTTTTTCTATGAATGCTAGCACCCCTAAGGAAAAAGTAGATCTTGCAGCCGTTTCCTCTCCTGAAGTAAATAACCTTCCTGAAATCAAAATCGACCCGAGAGACATTGCAGTTGAAGAAAAAGTAAGTCTTTTAAAAAGTATTGAAGAACATGCGAAGCTCGCAGGCGTTCACAGTACAAAGGTAACATATCTCGAGTCTGAATTCAAAGTCCAGTACCGGAGTTCCGAAGGTCTGGAATGTGAATATGAACTTTTGAATGTCGGTTTTGCAGTTTCTGCTGTGGCTTCGGAGAACGGCGTCTACCAGGCAGGTAGAGAAAGTCGTTTCGGATACGGCTATGAGCTTTTTGAGAAAGAAAACGCTCTTGAGCTCGCCGGAAAAGCAGGAAAGACCGCACTTGAGCTCTTGAAAGCTAAAACCCCTAAAGGCGGAGAAATGCCTGTGGTGCTTGACCAGGAGCTTGCAGGCGTATTTGCTCATGAAGCCGTAGGGCACGCATCGGAAGCCGACCTTGTGCTTGAAGGGGATTCTATTCTTGAAAACAGGATAGGAGAACAGATCGCATCCCCGCTTGTTACTATCATTGATGATCCTACACTGCACGAGTTCGGATATTATCCTTTCGATGCCGAAGGTTCCGAATCAAAAAGGACCGAAATAATAAAGGACGGAATTTTTAATTCCTATCTGCACTCCCGGGAAACCGCAGCCAAACTCGGGGGAACTCCAGGAAACTGCAGGGCTCAGGGCTATTCCATGCCTGTTGTCAGGATGAGCAACACCTTCATTGACAATGGGGACTCCAGATTTGAGGAGATGCTTGAGGAAGTCAAAGACGGCATGTACCTTGTAGGGTCAAGAGGCGGACAGGTGAATACCGGAGAAGGTATATTCCAGTTCAATGCCGAAAAAGGATATCTTATAAAGAACGGGGAACTTACAGGGCTCGTTAGGGATGTCTCTCTTTCAGGGAAGACCCTTGAGATTCTGAACCGTGTAACCCTTGTTGGCAATGACCTTAAAATGACTGCCGGAAGATGCGGAAAAGCCGGGCAGCTCGTACCTGTATCCGATGGTTCTCCGCATATTGCTATCTCAAAAGCCCTTGTAGGAGGTGCCTGA
- a CDS encoding tyrosine/phenylalanine carboxypeptidase domain-containing protein, giving the protein MGTHVFRAENGKFQPLMLFRAGFPGYMETEEGLAVYNEARNGVLVPENLKKYSARIVAAAICSEAPFSEILEELAGYFPPEEAFNFAPRVKRGLNDTSLPGGYTKDHAYLSGFRKISDFLQKQPSELETLKILCGKIGLQNFELVRDLLAAGTLKQPRYLPEF; this is encoded by the coding sequence ATAGGAACACATGTCTTTCGGGCAGAAAACGGAAAATTTCAGCCTCTAATGCTTTTCCGCGCAGGTTTTCCCGGGTACATGGAAACCGAAGAGGGACTTGCAGTCTATAATGAGGCCAGAAACGGAGTTCTGGTGCCTGAAAATCTTAAAAAATACAGTGCAAGAATTGTAGCTGCTGCGATATGTAGTGAAGCTCCTTTTTCAGAGATCTTGGAGGAACTGGCAGGGTATTTCCCTCCAGAAGAAGCTTTTAACTTTGCTCCGAGAGTCAAAAGAGGGCTTAATGATACATCTTTACCCGGAGGTTACACAAAGGACCATGCATACCTGAGCGGCTTCCGAAAAATAAGCGACTTTTTACAAAAGCAACCTTCTGAACTGGAGACTTTAAAAATCCTTTGCGGGAAGATAGGGCTCCAGAACTTCGAACTTGTAAGGGATCTGCTGGCTGCTGGAACTCTCAAACAACCGCGTTATCTTCCAGAATTCTAA
- a CDS encoding TldD/PmbA family protein, with product MYELARKALKLAEQAGAEEAEIYYAANHSTGVNFKKDALENARDRFLEGLGIRAIVNGAVGFASTNSAAELENAVKIAVAEARVRESDPDWVSLPSNGKYPQVSGIFDKKVEALELEECIGYAVELVEGTKEALGTLPTSGGFTRSKSKRLILNTNGIEIEEESTAVSGFVDVITVNGDTSTAYDFAVSRSLDIDFFALGKNASDLALKSRGGIKIEPQKTDVIFHPFAFSDILEDALAPSIDADNVQKGRSGLIGKLGEEISVPELCIYDDGLVEAGIETSASDDEGVPSKNTTVIENGVLKTYLYDSYTAGKAGVKSTGNGSRSSYTSPPSVGLRNFVIDYPQEDVIANTTSGVFVNTIIGAHTANSISGDFSVEARNAFTIKDGALDKPVKSLMISGNAFELLKSITGAGFDVRKVGGIITPSIRVSGMSVIG from the coding sequence GTGTATGAGCTTGCAAGAAAAGCCCTGAAACTGGCAGAACAGGCAGGTGCCGAAGAAGCTGAAATCTATTATGCTGCAAACCACTCTACAGGCGTCAATTTCAAAAAGGATGCTCTTGAGAATGCCAGGGATCGTTTTCTGGAAGGGCTGGGAATCCGCGCCATTGTAAACGGTGCAGTGGGTTTTGCCAGTACCAATTCCGCAGCAGAACTCGAGAACGCCGTAAAAATTGCAGTTGCAGAAGCCCGTGTCAGGGAAAGTGACCCGGACTGGGTATCCCTTCCTTCTAATGGCAAATACCCTCAGGTTTCAGGCATTTTTGATAAAAAGGTTGAGGCTCTTGAACTCGAAGAATGCATCGGCTATGCCGTAGAGCTCGTTGAAGGCACAAAAGAGGCTCTAGGTACGCTTCCTACCTCAGGAGGTTTTACCCGTTCAAAGAGTAAGCGGCTTATCCTTAACACAAACGGGATCGAAATCGAAGAAGAATCCACAGCAGTCTCCGGTTTTGTCGATGTGATCACCGTAAACGGAGACACCTCAACAGCCTACGACTTTGCTGTTTCACGATCTCTTGATATTGACTTTTTTGCTCTCGGGAAAAACGCTTCCGACCTTGCCCTGAAATCCAGGGGCGGAATAAAAATCGAGCCGCAAAAGACCGACGTTATCTTTCACCCGTTTGCCTTTTCTGATATCCTTGAAGATGCTCTCGCTCCTTCGATTGATGCGGACAACGTGCAAAAAGGAAGGTCGGGTCTGATAGGAAAGCTCGGGGAAGAAATTTCTGTCCCAGAACTGTGTATCTATGACGATGGGCTGGTTGAAGCAGGCATAGAGACTTCGGCTTCGGACGATGAAGGCGTTCCTTCAAAGAATACCACAGTTATTGAAAACGGTGTGCTTAAGACCTATCTTTATGACAGCTATACTGCAGGGAAAGCCGGTGTGAAAAGCACAGGAAACGGCTCAAGATCCTCCTATACAAGCCCTCCTTCAGTAGGGCTCAGGAACTTTGTTATCGATTACCCTCAGGAAGATGTTATTGCAAACACTACCTCAGGGGTTTTCGTAAACACAATTATCGGTGCCCATACCGCAAATTCGATTTCCGGAGATTTTTCCGTAGAAGCCAGAAATGCTTTCACAATTAAAGACGGAGCCCTGGATAAGCCCGTAAAATCTCTCATGATTTCAGGCAATGCCTTTGAACTCCTGAAGAGCATAACAGGTGCAGGCTTTGATGTCAGGAAAGTAGGAGGCATAATCACGCCTTCAATCCGGGTTTCCGGTATGAGTGTAATAGGATAA
- a CDS encoding tetratricopeptide repeat protein: MSRSKVKNLLLLKQIHSAVSQIKKGKLNKALETLDKAEKSAKQAKSTDALYYILFTRGGILYSAKEYDQALETYEKALEVGSELLKTDPENSDYQHYMGTTLSNTGNLLKKKGQKDRAVESYSQARQIYSELTAKNPENVVFQSYAGENLNNYGALLTESGSLDKACEILREAVDIYQKLYNDKPDNLGYQAELSVALSQLGGCLKQQGPKEIETAKKSLDRALEMQENLLSQQSENEKIKEAITLTRERLEGL, encoded by the coding sequence ATGTCCAGAAGCAAGGTAAAAAATCTTCTCCTTCTAAAGCAGATTCACAGTGCAGTAAGCCAAATCAAGAAAGGCAAACTGAATAAAGCCCTCGAAACCCTTGATAAAGCCGAAAAGTCTGCAAAGCAGGCTAAATCAACAGATGCTCTTTATTATATCCTTTTTACTCGAGGAGGTATCCTTTACTCAGCAAAAGAGTATGATCAGGCCCTTGAGACATATGAAAAGGCCCTTGAAGTAGGTTCAGAACTCCTGAAAACCGACCCGGAAAACTCAGACTACCAGCACTACATGGGTACAACCCTGAGCAATACAGGAAACCTCCTTAAAAAAAAAGGTCAAAAGGACAGAGCCGTAGAATCCTATTCTCAAGCCCGTCAAATCTATTCCGAGCTGACCGCAAAGAATCCTGAAAATGTCGTTTTCCAGTCTTATGCCGGTGAAAACCTGAACAATTACGGTGCACTTCTCACAGAATCCGGCTCTCTTGATAAAGCCTGTGAGATCCTCCGGGAAGCAGTCGATATTTATCAGAAACTTTACAATGATAAACCTGACAATCTTGGATACCAGGCAGAACTCTCAGTCGCGCTCAGTCAGTTAGGAGGTTGCCTTAAACAGCAGGGACCAAAAGAAATCGAAACCGCAAAAAAGAGCCTTGATAGAGCTCTGGAAATGCAGGAAAATCTACTTTCCCAGCAGTCTGAAAATGAAAAGATTAAAGAAGCTATTACTCTGACAAGAGAAAGGCTGGAAGGGCTTTGA
- a CDS encoding universal stress protein, with protein sequence MNSNVYRKIMVATDGSEPVKKAVDTAVEVARLSGAKLYAAYVVASGGYTVGHPRDIGWEKAMKEHLSIEGKEATAYVETVGKAANIEVESVLLEGSPAHEIVDFAEKNDIDLIVMGTLGRTGIQRFLLGSVAQNVVRHSRKAVLVVKGFETE encoded by the coding sequence ATGAACAGTAATGTTTACAGGAAGATAATGGTTGCTACCGATGGTTCGGAACCTGTCAAGAAAGCGGTTGATACTGCTGTTGAAGTTGCAAGATTGAGCGGAGCAAAACTCTATGCGGCATATGTTGTTGCCTCTGGAGGGTATACGGTTGGTCATCCCAGAGATATAGGATGGGAAAAAGCAATGAAAGAGCACCTGAGTATTGAAGGAAAGGAAGCAACGGCTTATGTAGAAACCGTTGGAAAAGCCGCGAATATCGAAGTGGAATCCGTTCTCCTTGAAGGAAGCCCTGCGCACGAGATTGTCGATTTTGCAGAAAAAAATGATATCGACCTTATCGTAATGGGAACACTTGGAAGGACAGGAATTCAGAGATTTTTACTTGGAAGTGTGGCTCAGAATGTAGTAAGACATTCCAGAAAAGCTGTGCTGGTTGTAAAAGGATTCGAAACCGAGTAA
- a CDS encoding nucleoside recognition domain-containing protein, with product MIELFLDVLDFALPVLIMIFVGLVGTSVLVELGLMQKFSKLVSPIFAYTNLPETCASSFVVAVGSADAANSMLLQAKKENCLDDREVLLCSMMNATPAYFRELFTYQIPIVLPALGFIVGGFYSLVFVVTAVIKILVIAIASKLFLDGNSCKGPETRSREKVSLKTAFEHAFRKEFRLFLRIAGVYLVATTIIFVLQEQGAFEIFSVLPLAELFKIPPETIVPLTSYVASPILGISLLGPMIHSGELTNLQAMIVLMLGSMFMLPIFAIRSQLPRKVAIFGTRIGFQIVAYSTAISILVRLIILLILLNMVS from the coding sequence ATGATAGAGCTTTTCCTTGATGTACTGGATTTTGCACTTCCGGTACTTATAATGATTTTTGTAGGACTTGTGGGCACCAGCGTGCTTGTGGAACTCGGCTTGATGCAGAAATTCTCAAAACTTGTAAGCCCTATTTTTGCCTATACGAATCTGCCAGAAACATGTGCTTCATCTTTCGTTGTAGCAGTAGGGTCTGCTGATGCTGCAAATAGTATGCTTCTTCAGGCAAAAAAAGAAAATTGCCTTGATGACAGGGAAGTCCTGCTCTGTTCAATGATGAATGCAACCCCTGCTTATTTTCGTGAGCTTTTCACCTATCAGATTCCTATTGTCCTGCCTGCACTCGGATTCATAGTAGGAGGGTTTTATTCTCTTGTATTTGTAGTCACAGCAGTGATTAAAATACTGGTAATTGCAATTGCAAGCAAGCTTTTTCTTGATGGCAACTCCTGCAAAGGTCCTGAGACCCGGAGTAGAGAGAAAGTATCTCTAAAGACCGCATTTGAACATGCGTTCAGAAAGGAATTCAGGCTTTTTTTGAGGATTGCAGGAGTTTACCTTGTAGCAACCACGATCATCTTCGTTCTTCAAGAACAGGGAGCTTTTGAAATATTCAGCGTGCTTCCCCTTGCAGAACTGTTTAAAATACCTCCAGAGACAATTGTCCCGCTGACAAGTTATGTTGCAAGTCCGATTCTTGGGATTTCTCTCCTGGGCCCGATGATTCATTCAGGAGAATTGACAAATTTACAGGCAATGATCGTGCTCATGCTGGGTAGTATGTTTATGCTCCCGATTTTTGCCATACGCAGCCAGCTCCCAAGAAAAGTAGCTATTTTCGGGACTCGCATTGGATTCCAAATTGTTGCGTATTCTACGGCAATAAGCATACTTGTAAGGCTTATAATCCTGCTAATACTGCTCAACATGGTTTCTTGA